From the genome of Thermodesulfovibrionales bacterium:
GAGATGGAAAGCGCCGACGATCCCGCTTAACAGCAGCATCGATGCCAGTTCAACGCCGATGAGATAGGGTCCAAAAAGGGCAGTCCCTATCTGCCCCGGTTCCAGAACGGCAATGGCGAGAGACCTTCCTCTGCTCTGTGTAAGGATCGAGACAAGTTCAGCCAGGAGAATAAGGGATAGAATAGCAGGCCCTACCCAGGTTCCAGGATGCAGCCATGCCCTTTCCTGTCTTGCCGTTTGGGGACCGATATTGAGCATCATGATCACGAAGACGAAGAGGACCATAATCGCGCCCGCATAGATGATCACCTCAAGGGCAGCCGCAAAAGGCGCGCCGAGGATGAAGAATATGAGCGCAACGGAAATCAGGGAGACGATGAGATAAAGGAGGGCATGCACAGCGTTCACCCTGGTGATGACCATGAGGGTGGAGACCGCCGCAACAGCAGCAGCACTATAAAAGAGAACGTTCATGATTATTCTCCTCTCACGGAAGCAGGTCCCTCACGTCCACAGGAGGTTCCTCATTCTCGGCCTCACCCTTATCCTTGCCGCCTATTGATAATCCCGCGACCTTATAGAAGTTATAGTCCGGATATTTTCCGGGCCCGCTTATGAGGAGGTCCTCCTTCTCATAGACGAGATTCTGCCGGTGATACTCCCCCATCTCAAAATCAGGCGTCAACTGGATGGCATATGTTGGGCATGCCTCTTCACAGAAGCCGCAGAAGATGCAGCGTGAAAAATTGATGCGGAAGAACTCGGGATAACGCCTCCCCCTTTCATCTTCCGCCGCCTGGAGAGCGATGCAGCTCACCGGACATGCAACAGCGCAGAGGTAACACGCCACGCAGCGTTCGCCTCCGTCAGGGTCCCGGGAGAGGATGATCCTGCCCCTCCATCGGGGCGGCAGATAAGGTCTCTCCTCAGGGTAAAGGACCGTCTCCCTCTTCCTGAAGGCGTGCAGGAAGACGCTCCATATGGTCTTCAACAGACTCAGCATAATGTCATTTCTCTCTCAATAAACTCGTTAATAAGCAAAAATACCATTTCCTGTCCCGACGGCCGCCCCATAGAATACCTATCC
Proteins encoded in this window:
- the nuoJ gene encoding NADH-quinone oxidoreductase subunit J, yielding MNVLFYSAAAVAAVSTLMVITRVNAVHALLYLIVSLISVALIFFILGAPFAAALEVIIYAGAIMVLFVFVIMMLNIGPQTARQERAWLHPGTWVGPAILSLILLAELVSILTQSRGRSLAIAVLEPGQIGTALFGPYLIGVELASMLLLSGIVGAFHLGRKSARKRDGGRE
- the nuoI gene encoding NADH-quinone oxidoreductase subunit NuoI, with the translated sequence MLSLLKTIWSVFLHAFRKRETVLYPEERPYLPPRWRGRIILSRDPDGGERCVACYLCAVACPVSCIALQAAEDERGRRYPEFFRINFSRCIFCGFCEEACPTYAIQLTPDFEMGEYHRQNLVYEKEDLLISGPGKYPDYNFYKVAGLSIGGKDKGEAENEEPPVDVRDLLP